Proteins encoded by one window of Sorex araneus isolate mSorAra2 chromosome 3, mSorAra2.pri, whole genome shotgun sequence:
- the FZD2 gene encoding frizzled-2 isoform X2 has product MRPRSALPRLLLPLLLLPAAGPAQFHGEKGISIPDHGFCQPISIPLCTDIAYNQTIMPNLLGHTNQEDAGLEVHQFYPLVKVQCSPELRFFLCSMYAPVCTVLEQAIPPCRSICERARQGCEALMNKFGFQWPERLRCEHFPRHGAEQICVGQNHSEDGAPALLTTAPPPGLQPGAGGTPGGPGGGGGGGGSPPRYATLEHPFHCPRVLKEETRFARLWILTWSVLCCASTFFTVTTYLVDMQRFRYPERPIIFLSGCYTMVSVAYIAGFVLQERVVCNERFSEDGYRTVVQGTKKEGCTILFMMLYFFSMASSIWWVILSLTWFLAAGMKWGHEAIEANSQYFHLAAWAVPAVKTITILAMGQIDGDLLSGVCFVGLNSLDPLRGFVLAPLFVYLFIGTSFLLAGFVSLFRIRTIMKHDGTKTEKLERLMVRIGVFSVLYTVPATIVIACYFYEQAFREHWERSWVSQHCKSLAIPCPAHYTPRMSPDFTVYMIKYLMTLIVGITSGFWIWSGKTLHSWRKFYTRLTNSRHGETTV; this is encoded by the exons ATGCGGCCCCGTAGCGCCCTGCCCCgcctgctgctgccgctgctgctgctgcccgccGCCGGGCCGGCCCAGTTCCACGGGGAGAAGGGCATCTCCATCCCGGACCACGGCTTCTGCCAGCCCATCTCCATCCCGCTGTGCACGGACATCGCCTACAACCAGACCATCATGCCCAACCTTTTGGGGCACACGAACCAGGAGGACGCGGGCCTGGAGGTGCACCAGTTCTACCCGCTGGTGAAGGTGCAGTGCTCGCCCGAGCTGCGCTTCTTCTTGTGCTCCATGTACGCGCCCGTGTGCACCGTGCTGGAGCAGGCCATCCCGCCGTGCCGCTCCATCTGCGAGCGCGCGCGCCAGGGCTGCGAGGCGCTCATGAACAAGTTCGGCTTCCAGTGGCCCGAGCGCCTGCGCTGCGAGCACTTCCCGCGCCACGGCGCCGAGCAGATCTGCGTGGGTCAGAACCACTCGGAGGACGGCGCGCCCGCGCTGCTCACCACCGCGCCGCCGCCGGGCCTgcagccgggggccgggggcacgccgggcggcccgggcggcggcggtggcggcggcggctcgcCCCCGCGCTACGCCACGCTGGAGCACCCGTTCCACTGCCCGCGCGTGCTCAAG GAGGAGACGCGCTTTGCGCGCCTGTGGATCCTCACCTGGTCGGTGCTGTGCTGCGCCTCCACCTTCTTCACCGTCACCACGTATCTGGTGGACATGCAGCGCTTCCGCTACCCCGAGCGGCCCATCATCTTCCTGTCGGGCTGCTACACCATGGTGTCGGTGGCTTACATCGCCGGCTTCGTGCTCCAGGAGCGCGTGGTGTGCAACGAGCGCTTCTCCGAGGACGGCTACCGCACGGTGGTGCAGGGCACCAAGAAGGAGGGCTGCACCATCCTCTTCATGATGCTCTACTTCTTCAGCATGGCCAGCTCCATCTGGTGGGTCATCCTGTCGCTCACCTGGTTCCTGGCAGCCGGCATGAAGTGGGGCCACGAGGCCATCGAGGCCAACTCGCAGTACTTCCACCTGGCGGCCTGGGCCGTGCCGGCCGTCAAGACCATCACCATCCTGGCCATGGGCCAGATCGACGGCGACCTGCTGAGTGGCGTGTGCTTCGTGGGCCTCAACAGCCTGGACCCGCTGCGGGGCTTCGTGCTGGCGCCGCTGTTCGTCTACCTGTTCATCGGCACGTCCTTCCTGCTGGCCGGCTTCGTGTCGCTCTTCCGCATCCGCACCATCATGAAGCACGACGGCACCAAGACGGAGAAGCTGGAGCGGCTGATGGTGCGCATCGGCGTCTTCTCGGTGCTCTACACGGTGCCCGCCACCATCGTCATCGCCTGCTACTTCTACGAGCAGGCCTTCCGCGAGCACTGGGAGCGCTCGTGGGTGAGTCAGCACTGCAAGAGCCTGGCCATCCCCTGCCCGGCACACTACACGCCGCGCATGTCGCCCGACTTCACCGTCTACATGATCAAATACCTCATGACGCTCATCGTGGGCATCACGTCGGGCTTCTGGATCTGGTCCGGCAAGACGCTGCACTCGTGGCGTAAGTTCTACACGCGCCTCACCAACAGTCGGCACGGCGAGACCACGGTGTGA
- the FZD2 gene encoding frizzled-2 isoform X1, with protein MRPRSALPRLLLPLLLLPAAGPAQFHGEKGISIPDHGFCQPISIPLCTDIAYNQTIMPNLLGHTNQEDAGLEVHQFYPLVKVQCSPELRFFLCSMYAPVCTVLEQAIPPCRSICERARQGCEALMNKFGFQWPERLRCEHFPRHGAEQICVGQNHSEDGAPALLTTAPPPGLQPGAGGTPGGPGGGGGGGGSPPRYATLEHPFHCPRVLKVPSYLSYKFLGERDCAAPCEPARPDGSMFFSQEETRFARLWILTWSVLCCASTFFTVTTYLVDMQRFRYPERPIIFLSGCYTMVSVAYIAGFVLQERVVCNERFSEDGYRTVVQGTKKEGCTILFMMLYFFSMASSIWWVILSLTWFLAAGMKWGHEAIEANSQYFHLAAWAVPAVKTITILAMGQIDGDLLSGVCFVGLNSLDPLRGFVLAPLFVYLFIGTSFLLAGFVSLFRIRTIMKHDGTKTEKLERLMVRIGVFSVLYTVPATIVIACYFYEQAFREHWERSWVSQHCKSLAIPCPAHYTPRMSPDFTVYMIKYLMTLIVGITSGFWIWSGKTLHSWRKFYTRLTNSRHGETTV; from the coding sequence ATGCGGCCCCGTAGCGCCCTGCCCCgcctgctgctgccgctgctgctgctgcccgccGCCGGGCCGGCCCAGTTCCACGGGGAGAAGGGCATCTCCATCCCGGACCACGGCTTCTGCCAGCCCATCTCCATCCCGCTGTGCACGGACATCGCCTACAACCAGACCATCATGCCCAACCTTTTGGGGCACACGAACCAGGAGGACGCGGGCCTGGAGGTGCACCAGTTCTACCCGCTGGTGAAGGTGCAGTGCTCGCCCGAGCTGCGCTTCTTCTTGTGCTCCATGTACGCGCCCGTGTGCACCGTGCTGGAGCAGGCCATCCCGCCGTGCCGCTCCATCTGCGAGCGCGCGCGCCAGGGCTGCGAGGCGCTCATGAACAAGTTCGGCTTCCAGTGGCCCGAGCGCCTGCGCTGCGAGCACTTCCCGCGCCACGGCGCCGAGCAGATCTGCGTGGGTCAGAACCACTCGGAGGACGGCGCGCCCGCGCTGCTCACCACCGCGCCGCCGCCGGGCCTgcagccgggggccgggggcacgccgggcggcccgggcggcggcggtggcggcggcggctcgcCCCCGCGCTACGCCACGCTGGAGCACCCGTTCCACTGCCCGCGCGTGCTCAAGGTGCCGTCCTATCTCAGCTACAAGTTCCTGGGCGAGCGCGATTGCGCGGCGCCCTGCGAGCCAGCGCGCCCCGACGGCTCCATGTTCTTCTCGCAGGAGGAGACGCGCTTTGCGCGCCTGTGGATCCTCACCTGGTCGGTGCTGTGCTGCGCCTCCACCTTCTTCACCGTCACCACGTATCTGGTGGACATGCAGCGCTTCCGCTACCCCGAGCGGCCCATCATCTTCCTGTCGGGCTGCTACACCATGGTGTCGGTGGCTTACATCGCCGGCTTCGTGCTCCAGGAGCGCGTGGTGTGCAACGAGCGCTTCTCCGAGGACGGCTACCGCACGGTGGTGCAGGGCACCAAGAAGGAGGGCTGCACCATCCTCTTCATGATGCTCTACTTCTTCAGCATGGCCAGCTCCATCTGGTGGGTCATCCTGTCGCTCACCTGGTTCCTGGCAGCCGGCATGAAGTGGGGCCACGAGGCCATCGAGGCCAACTCGCAGTACTTCCACCTGGCGGCCTGGGCCGTGCCGGCCGTCAAGACCATCACCATCCTGGCCATGGGCCAGATCGACGGCGACCTGCTGAGTGGCGTGTGCTTCGTGGGCCTCAACAGCCTGGACCCGCTGCGGGGCTTCGTGCTGGCGCCGCTGTTCGTCTACCTGTTCATCGGCACGTCCTTCCTGCTGGCCGGCTTCGTGTCGCTCTTCCGCATCCGCACCATCATGAAGCACGACGGCACCAAGACGGAGAAGCTGGAGCGGCTGATGGTGCGCATCGGCGTCTTCTCGGTGCTCTACACGGTGCCCGCCACCATCGTCATCGCCTGCTACTTCTACGAGCAGGCCTTCCGCGAGCACTGGGAGCGCTCGTGGGTGAGTCAGCACTGCAAGAGCCTGGCCATCCCCTGCCCGGCACACTACACGCCGCGCATGTCGCCCGACTTCACCGTCTACATGATCAAATACCTCATGACGCTCATCGTGGGCATCACGTCGGGCTTCTGGATCTGGTCCGGCAAGACGCTGCACTCGTGGCGTAAGTTCTACACGCGCCTCACCAACAGTCGGCACGGCGAGACCACGGTGTGA